GTTACTGCTGGCTGCTGCTGCGCTGCTGGTTACAAAGGGGAAACTGGTTGCGCCGTCGGTTATTACTTCCCGCGCCGCGGTAAGAGCTGCGGTTTTGTCGCCTTTGTACAGGTTGATCCTGGCCTGCAATCCCTTTACCGCCCAATAGTTCATGTGGTTGCGGGTGTACGATAAAAACGGATCGTCGTTGTATTGTACACGAATGGATTTGTCGGTACCCAGCAATTCCGCCGCTGCGCTCAGATCGGTTAAACAAGCTCCTATAACCTCGTTTACGGCTATTAAGGGATAGGTTTTATTACCAAATGTGGTTACATACGGGATCGACGGGCGGTTGCCGTCTACTACCGGCGCCGCGCCAAACAACCGCAGCAGGTCAAAGTGCAACAGGGCGCGCAAGGCAAGCGCTTCGCCTTTTACCAGGTTGTAATTGTTGCCGGTGAAACTGTTCTTTTTATCGTCTATCTGAACAAGGATATTATTTACGTTGGCGATGGCTTTGTACAGCGTGCCCCAAACGCTGCTGATGTATGATTTTACCCCGCTATTTGTGTAATCGTAGCGGGCGGTGCCGTAAAATGGATGCGTGGTTGAAGTGGTAGCATAGCGCTGGCCAAGGCCATCCACAAATCCCATGGTAAGGTTTTCGCCATAGGCCGGTTTGGTGGCCAGCAGCTGATAAGTGCCTATCAGCGCATCCTTAAAACCCGATTCATCGGTGAACAGTTCTTTTTCCCTGATGTCAGACTGGGGTTGTACATCCAGCCATTTTTTACAACCCGTGCCTGCTGCAAAGCAGGTGCACAACAACAGGTAAATGAGATATTTTGATTGCATGGTTCCTGCTTTTTTTACAATGATGTACTTACGTTTAACGTCAGGTTACGGGCAAACGGATAATCCAACCCTCTTTCTACCTGGATGCCCGACCAGCGTTTAAGGTCGTTTACAATAAAGGTGAATTTGGTGTTGCTCAGCTTTAACTGCCGGTTTAGTTTGTCGGGTAACTGATATGAGAGGGAAATGCTTTCGGCATTTACAAAATTGTTCTTTTGTACAAAGCGTGATGTTACATAGGTGGCGGTAGTTACCGGGTTGCCATAATCGTTTATCAGTCCTTTAAAGTAGGTAACATCGCCAGGTTTTGCCCAGCGGCCCAGCAATACCCTTCTGTCTACATTGTACGTGAAGTCGGTCACCTCTACCCTGTCTACCAGGGTTTGGTTATACATATCGCCGCCCAGTTCGTACGAGAAATATACGGCCAGCGAAATGCCTTTCCAGGTTACATTGGTGCCAAAGCTGCCACGCAGGTCTGGTACTGTATTACCCACCGGCATTTTATCATTGGCATCCCATACATAGGTCTGGGTGCCATCCCGTTTCAGGAATACCTCGCGGCCGGTACTGGGATCGATGCCTAACGACCGTACTGCCCAGATGGCGTTCACACTCATACCTTCCTGGAAACGGAACTGCGGTTTTGCCTGTTTGTTATAATCCGCTGAAGTAGTTGTAGTGGAGTTGGCGTCGTTAAGCTGATTCAGCTTCTTGAGCGAATTGGAGATTGATTTAATATGGTCCTGGTTGTGTAATCCGTTCCCAAAGATGTTCCAGTAAATTTGTTTCTTTTCGTTCTTGATCACAAATACATTCAGTTTGAATTCATATCCTCTGTTCTCCAGCTCGCCGGCATTTTCTTTATAACTGCTAAACCCATCTGAAGGCGGCGTATTGATGTCGAGGATCAGCTTGGTGGTGTTTTCCCGGTACACATCGAAGTTGATGAGAATGCGGTCTTTGAACAGGCCAAGGTCTAACCCTATGTTTCTTTTAAAAGTGTTTTGCCATTGCAGGTTTGAGTTGCCATATCCTTTCAGGATAGAACCAACCAGGCCGCGATAGTTTTGATCGGTATAATACTGATAGGTGGTGATGCCCATGAACGATTGAAAGCGGCTGTCGCCCGTTGTACCAATACTGCTGCGCAGGCGAAGCATATTGATGTATGATTTATCGGCGAGGATCTTTTCCCGGTGCAGGTTCCAGCTTACGCCGGCGCTCCAGAAGGTGCCAAAGCGTTTGTCGGTACCGAATTGTGATGATCCGTCGCTGCGGATACTAAAGTCGGCGGCATACCGGTTATCGTAACTGTAATTGAAGTTGGTGTAAGCCGATATAAGCCGGGTGGTATTGTTGGTATAAGTTGGCTTGCTGTTTTCCTGGTAATTATTACCGAAGTTGATCTGGTCCAGGCGTTCATTGGGAAAGCCGGTGGCAGTGACCGTCATGTAGTCGCTGTTGGTTTGGGAAATGCTGCTGCCGGTTGAATTCAGGATCAAATGCTTACCCAGCCGTTTGCTGTAATCCAGTTGGATGGTTCCATCGTAGGAAAAGAAATTACCTTCCCCTTTTGTATAGATCCCTTTGCGGGTTATGCTGGTAACCGTATCGAAGCTGGTGTGGTTGGCGGGTAAAAAATAGTCGCTTTCGTCGTGTTGTTTGGTGAGCTGTAAGCGGCCGGTCAAGCGCAGGCCTTTGCCCAACAACCATTCTATATTGGTTTGGTTAATAACGTTGGAGTACTGGGCCTGGTCAATTGTGTTTAATGAGGCGTTGTATAATGGATTGAAGTAATTGGCGCTGCCTCCGTTCAATGGGTCTTTTACTGCTTCCAGGATGCGTGCCAGATGACCGGTTGAGTCATATGGATTCCAGTACTGGTTCTGTTTGGTATAATCGGTAAAAGAGCCATAATTACTATTGCGGGATTTATTAAAGGCAACGGACAAAATATTTTTGAACAGCAGGCCTTTGTGCCGGTAACTGAAGTTCATACCGCCGGTATAATTATCACGGTTGCTGTTTTTCATTACCCCGCTGTTGTTGTTGTACATCATGTCTATACCGTAGCGGATGATAGCGTCACCGCCCTCGAGGTAAATCGAATGACGCTGGCCCATTCCCGTTCTAACCGGTTTATTCAGCCAATACGTATTTACGCCTTTTTGTATAACGGCCATTCTGCTTGCATACCTGGCCCGGAGTACGGCATCGGCATCCGGACGAATACCGGAACTGTAGGCGGAATAAACACCTGCCAGGCGTTCCACTTCCAGTTTTTCTGCTGCGTTGGTAAGATCGTATACGGTTAAATCGGGCGCTGCCACCTGCACCATACCGCTGTAGTTTACCCGCAGTTTACCTGGTAAAGGCTGACGCGTTTCAATAACGATCACCCCGTTGGCGGCTTTTGAACCGTACATAGAGGTGGCGGCTGCATCTTTTAAGATGGTAAAGCTGGCAATGCGGTTGATGTCGAGGTCGTAGATCTTTTGCAGGCTTACTTCAAACCCATCGAGAATGAACAGGGGCTGGTTGGGGTTGTTGGAGTAATTGGCCATGAAGTCGGCGCCGGATACCGGGGCGGCAGAGCCAGTGGTTTGCTGGGGAAAATTATTGGTGCCCCGCATGGTGATGATGGGTAAGCGGTTGGGGTCGCTGCCAAACTGAACGTTATCGGGAATGCGAATGGAGGGGTCGAATACTTTCAGGGCATCCAGTACGCTTACATTGTTCACCTTGCGCAGGTCATCGCCCGAAACTGTGACTGCGGCGCCGGTAAAATTTTCTTTTGGTCTTTTATACAAACCCGTACTTACGACCACCTGTTCCAACTGGTCTTTCCGGGGTGAGAGCCTGATCGTCATCAGGTTTTTATTATCAGGCGAAATGTCCTGCGGCAAATAACTCACATGCGCCACCGTTATACTGCGGGTGGCTCCCGGAATACGCAGGGTAAAATATCCCTCCACATCGCTGGTTGTACCCAGTTTCATATTACGCACCAAGATGGAAGCGCCGGGGATGGGGCCTTCGCCATTGGCGCTTATTATACGGCCCCTGATGGTTTTGCCCGTTACGGAAGTATCGATGGGTTGCTGACTGGCTGCAAGCGGTTTTATAATGGTGTCTGAAGACACTGCCGCTGTAGTATTGGTAGTTTCTGCAGCATCGGTGGTGGCGCCGGCCGCATTCCTGACCCGCTTTACCGTTGTAATGGTAAAGTTCTTATCATTCAATTTCGAGGCTTTTAATCCCAGCGGTGTCAGCAGTTCCTGTAATACTTTTTGTACCGGGTTCTGGCCGGGAACGAACAGGTAGGCTGAATATCTTCCTTTTACCAGGCGGTCTTCATATACCAGGTTTACCTTGTAGTGTGCGGCAATGGCATCGAGGATCGATTTTACCGGGGTTGCCTGTTGCCAGTGGTTGTAATGGCTTATGCCGGCGCCGGCTGCTGTATTTTCCCATGTTGAAATGCACAGGCTTGCGGTAATGGCAATAGCCATCACCTTGCTATGCAATAGCAGTTTGTTCATTCGTACTGTTTCAGTTTAAAGTTTGGTTATTACTTACTGATCGTAACTGTTTTGTTGTTGACTGTAATTTTTACATCCAACATATTTTCCAGGGCCCTGAATAAGATCTGTTCACTTTCTGAGGAAAGGGTACCACCGAGGGTGCGCTCTAAGATTGTGCTGTCGGTTATTGCTACTTTGTAACCATAATCGTCTTCTATCAGTTGTATTACCTCACGCAACGGTGTGTTGTCAAATTTCAACCTGTTCTCTTTCCATAAGGCGCAATCGGCAGGATTGGTGGTGGCTTTTGATAGTACTTTACTGTCTTTATTATAATTCACCAGGTCGCCTGGTTTTAAAAATACCGGTGATGATTTTGATGGCACATTTACTTTTACGCTTCCGGTTTGCAGTACTACCTGCTCCCGGTTGCGCCGGGTATTGATGGTAAAGGTGGTGCCCAGCACTTCCACATTCATCGTGGGTAAGTGCACAATGAATCGCTCTGCTGCCTGTACAGGTGTGCCGGTTTTATTAAGATGCACCACATTGAACCAGGCTTCGCCATTGATCCAAACTTCACGCGGTGCATGCCGGCGGGGCCGGGGTTTATATTTCAGTTGCGAATTGGCATTCAGTACTACCTGGCTTCCATCGGGCAACGTGATGGCGCGCTTTTGCCCATACGCAGTTTTTATCACGGCTTCATTGGCGCCCAGGTATTTAAACAACGCTACACTTCCTATAATAAGTACAACCGCTGCTGCAGCCATCCAGGTAATAGCGCGTTTTATGGTAACCATTTTACTCCGCGAATTGGAAACTGCATTCCAGATCCTGTTTTTGGTGGCTTCACTGGCTGTTTCTTTTTGAACTGTAAGCGCTGCTGCCAGTGTACGGGCATCGCCAATGGTTGCCTGCTGTTGCGGATATGCCAGTGCCAGTCCATTCCAAAACATATCCTTAGCGGCATCCGGTTGTTTTATCCACAACAGGAAGTCCTCATCCAGCATAAAATCTGAAAGGGTGTATTGCTCGTATTTCGCATATTGGTCTGGCATAAATAAAATAGTCGGATAAGTAATAATGGTAACTGGTATCTATCTAAAACGAGGGTGGTTTACTTTTTACCCCATCATTTTAAAATATTTTTTAGCAGGGGTATTAACAGGCTCACCGGCATTACATATTGCCAGGCGGTTCCTTTTAATTGTTCTTTCAACGCATCAATGGCGCGGGCCATTAATTTATAAGTGCCTTTGGTGGTAAGGGCCATCATAGCGGCTACCTGTTCGTAGGAAAAACCTTCTGTATAGCGTAAAAAAATGGCTTCCCGCTGGCGGGGTGTAAGGGTGTCCAGCGCGGCCGACAGGCGTTTTTGCAAAGACGTATGCTCTTCCTGCTGGATCATGCTTTTTTCGGGCGACAGGTCGAATACAAATAGATTTTTACCCGCTTCGTCGAGGTAGGCGGTTTTGTTTTTGCCTTTTAGTTTGTCCAGCACCATGGAGCGAAAGGCTCTGAAGAGATAATATTTGATGGAAGTGGTGGCGGAGAGGTTTTTCCGGGTGCGCAGCAGTTTTACAAAGAGGTCCTGGATGGAATCTTCTGTTAATGAAATGTCGTTAAGCCATTTAATACCATAATTGTAGAGCTCGTCAAAATAGCGCCGGTAAATGATCTCCAGGCTTTTGTCATCTCCTGCCAAAAAGGTGTCCCATAGCTTTTGTTCCGTTGTATATTCGTTTTGGTTGCTGTGCATGTAGCCGAAAAAAGTGCCCCAATATTAGAATAAAATTACACGCTGCATAAATTTTTTGTTTAATAATACCCTTTCCGCTGTGGGGTAAATTTTTTATTTACCTCGTTTGTACCC
The Niastella koreensis GR20-10 genome window above contains:
- a CDS encoding RNA polymerase sigma factor; its protein translation is MHSNQNEYTTEQKLWDTFLAGDDKSLEIIYRRYFDELYNYGIKWLNDISLTEDSIQDLFVKLLRTRKNLSATTSIKYYLFRAFRSMVLDKLKGKNKTAYLDEAGKNLFVFDLSPEKSMIQQEEHTSLQKRLSAALDTLTPRQREAIFLRYTEGFSYEQVAAMMALTTKGTYKLMARAIDALKEQLKGTAWQYVMPVSLLIPLLKNILK
- a CDS encoding FecR family protein; this encodes MPDQYAKYEQYTLSDFMLDEDFLLWIKQPDAAKDMFWNGLALAYPQQQATIGDARTLAAALTVQKETASEATKNRIWNAVSNSRSKMVTIKRAITWMAAAAVVLIIGSVALFKYLGANEAVIKTAYGQKRAITLPDGSQVVLNANSQLKYKPRPRRHAPREVWINGEAWFNVVHLNKTGTPVQAAERFIVHLPTMNVEVLGTTFTINTRRNREQVVLQTGSVKVNVPSKSSPVFLKPGDLVNYNKDSKVLSKATTNPADCALWKENRLKFDNTPLREVIQLIEDDYGYKVAITDSTILERTLGGTLSSESEQILFRALENMLDVKITVNNKTVTISK
- a CDS encoding SusC/RagA family TonB-linked outer membrane protein produces the protein MNKLLLHSKVMAIAITASLCISTWENTAAGAGISHYNHWQQATPVKSILDAIAAHYKVNLVYEDRLVKGRYSAYLFVPGQNPVQKVLQELLTPLGLKASKLNDKNFTITTVKRVRNAAGATTDAAETTNTTAAVSSDTIIKPLAASQQPIDTSVTGKTIRGRIISANGEGPIPGASILVRNMKLGTTSDVEGYFTLRIPGATRSITVAHVSYLPQDISPDNKNLMTIRLSPRKDQLEQVVVSTGLYKRPKENFTGAAVTVSGDDLRKVNNVSVLDALKVFDPSIRIPDNVQFGSDPNRLPIITMRGTNNFPQQTTGSAAPVSGADFMANYSNNPNQPLFILDGFEVSLQKIYDLDINRIASFTILKDAAATSMYGSKAANGVIVIETRQPLPGKLRVNYSGMVQVAAPDLTVYDLTNAAEKLEVERLAGVYSAYSSGIRPDADAVLRARYASRMAVIQKGVNTYWLNKPVRTGMGQRHSIYLEGGDAIIRYGIDMMYNNNSGVMKNSNRDNYTGGMNFSYRHKGLLFKNILSVAFNKSRNSNYGSFTDYTKQNQYWNPYDSTGHLARILEAVKDPLNGGSANYFNPLYNASLNTIDQAQYSNVINQTNIEWLLGKGLRLTGRLQLTKQHDESDYFLPANHTSFDTVTSITRKGIYTKGEGNFFSYDGTIQLDYSKRLGKHLILNSTGSSISQTNSDYMTVTATGFPNERLDQINFGNNYQENSKPTYTNNTTRLISAYTNFNYSYDNRYAADFSIRSDGSSQFGTDKRFGTFWSAGVSWNLHREKILADKSYINMLRLRSSIGTTGDSRFQSFMGITTYQYYTDQNYRGLVGSILKGYGNSNLQWQNTFKRNIGLDLGLFKDRILINFDVYRENTTKLILDINTPPSDGFSSYKENAGELENRGYEFKLNVFVIKNEKKQIYWNIFGNGLHNQDHIKSISNSLKKLNQLNDANSTTTTSADYNKQAKPQFRFQEGMSVNAIWAVRSLGIDPSTGREVFLKRDGTQTYVWDANDKMPVGNTVPDLRGSFGTNVTWKGISLAVYFSYELGGDMYNQTLVDRVEVTDFTYNVDRRVLLGRWAKPGDVTYFKGLINDYGNPVTTATYVTSRFVQKNNFVNAESISLSYQLPDKLNRQLKLSNTKFTFIVNDLKRWSGIQVERGLDYPFARNLTLNVSTSL
- a CDS encoding RagB/SusD family nutrient uptake outer membrane protein, with amino-acid sequence MQSKYLIYLLLCTCFAAGTGCKKWLDVQPQSDIREKELFTDESGFKDALIGTYQLLATKPAYGENLTMGFVDGLGQRYATTSTTHPFYGTARYDYTNSGVKSYISSVWGTLYKAIANVNNILVQIDDKKNSFTGNNYNLVKGEALALRALLHFDLLRLFGAAPVVDGNRPSIPYVTTFGNKTYPLIAVNEVIGACLTDLSAAAELLGTDKSIRVQYNDDPFLSYTRNHMNYWAVKGLQARINLYKGDKTAALTAAREVITDGATSFPFVTSSAAAASSNRDRSYTTEQLFCLYAYKISDYADEYFKTTSANGTPVLYTTNSNMATLYETASGGSSDLRYVNLFASYTSGYSSTKYWQDDIVKNNSNYDYLRGIIPVIRLSEMYYIAAECTATTTEGVGYLNTVRSNRGLSTLPANISAATLESEILKEYKKEMYAEGQLFYYFKRKNTTRVDGSTINMNDATWILPQPDDEVEFANRF